A genomic window from Streptomyces sp. WMMC940 includes:
- a CDS encoding SMI1/KNR4 family protein, which produces MTTDLVEGSWDRIDDWLRKHAPRTFASLGPPAADEEIRAAEVELGVAFHPDLVASLRRHNGARGGVEAFQFTTHDRLLGVREIVEATGFMRGIAADLDEEEAEYYWHHGYLKFGTYEVTADGFTIDCRPGRGSYGAIGRFFDETGTDFGRADSLGAYLAELAYRLEGGKGPSAVAFNGRLIWESARAPRPEWGSVDDPLPGPEAQLPPLDLPADPTEPLKVGYLHGLEELGALVATLPRERVAYAAWKQMRRLAVETGLAKYVEVTTALDALERGEAVLPGQVGPLGLRLRKVIVQSDAHRDDLRRWAAQDMVVAAWGSPHQAVCKIATTRSHLSVGWRAELLADLGSPPIPTVPDDCSGRACATPTSIRVGTRLATPRTRADAYTGVGQEARGHVRLRLRWHTLTLWVAQDIDSPTAKAEPGVEEFSCSIRVPEVKASCQVVRGGPVTGHRTGRTIRPRLARHWRAGGPFVARRLGRCGGGSCPHRSWELRHAPPSLRPPPRHPYGEHRPPVSARGA; this is translated from the coding sequence ATGACAACCGACCTGGTCGAAGGCTCCTGGGACCGTATCGACGACTGGTTGCGAAAGCACGCCCCGCGCACGTTCGCCTCGCTCGGCCCGCCCGCGGCGGACGAGGAGATACGGGCTGCGGAGGTGGAGTTGGGGGTCGCCTTCCATCCCGACCTGGTCGCGTCGCTGCGTCGGCACAACGGGGCGCGGGGCGGTGTGGAGGCGTTCCAGTTCACTACGCACGACCGGCTGCTCGGCGTGCGGGAGATCGTCGAGGCGACGGGGTTCATGCGAGGCATTGCGGCCGACCTGGACGAGGAGGAGGCCGAGTACTACTGGCACCATGGCTACCTCAAGTTCGGTACCTACGAGGTCACCGCCGATGGCTTCACGATCGACTGCCGGCCAGGGCGGGGCTCGTATGGCGCGATCGGACGGTTTTTCGACGAGACCGGAACTGACTTCGGGCGAGCCGACTCGCTGGGCGCCTATCTGGCGGAGTTGGCGTACCGGTTGGAGGGCGGCAAGGGCCCGAGCGCGGTGGCGTTCAACGGCCGGCTGATCTGGGAGTCCGCGCGTGCGCCGCGGCCGGAGTGGGGCAGCGTCGACGACCCGCTTCCCGGACCGGAAGCGCAGCTCCCGCCGCTGGACCTGCCCGCAGACCCGACGGAACCCCTGAAAGTGGGCTACCTGCACGGACTTGAGGAACTGGGCGCGCTGGTCGCTACCCTGCCTCGCGAGCGCGTGGCCTATGCGGCGTGGAAGCAGATGCGCAGACTGGCCGTGGAGACCGGGCTGGCCAAGTACGTCGAGGTCACGACGGCGCTGGACGCGCTGGAGCGGGGCGAGGCCGTCCTGCCGGGCCAGGTCGGCCCGCTCGGCCTGCGGCTGCGCAAGGTGATCGTCCAGTCGGACGCACACCGTGACGACCTTCGCCGATGGGCGGCGCAGGACATGGTGGTCGCGGCATGGGGCTCGCCGCACCAGGCGGTGTGCAAGATCGCGACCACCCGCAGCCACCTGAGCGTCGGCTGGCGCGCCGAACTGCTCGCGGACCTCGGCAGCCCACCCATTCCGACCGTGCCGGATGACTGTTCTGGGCGGGCCTGCGCAACCCCGACATCGATTCGAGTTGGTACGCGGCTCGCTACACCCAGGACCAGGGCTGACGCCTACACGGGCGTAGGACAAGAAGCGCGTGGCCATGTCCGCTTACGCCTTCGATGGCACACGCTCACCCTCTGGGTGGCACAGGACATCGACTCGCCTACAGCGAAGGCTGAGCCCGGTGTAGAAGAATTCTCTTGTTCGATTCGCGTTCCCGAGGTCAAAGCGTCGTGCCAGGTCGTCAGGGGCGGGCCGGTGACGGGCCATCGCACAGGCCGGACCATTCGACCGCGCCTGGCCCGGCACTGGCGTGCGGGTGGGCCGTTCGTGGCACGACGGCTTGGGAGGTGTGGCGGCGGAAGTTGTCCGCACCGCTCATGGGAGCTGCGCCATGCACCACCGTCACTACGCCCACCGCCCCGCCACCCGTACGGAGAGCACCGTCCTCCGGTCTCCGCTCGGGGAGCTTGA
- a CDS encoding pilin: MLARLCRLHRSVVRILVRWIFRLGFVAALTTLALLAEPPHVWAVADIPTVITNLRNWVVGILAGLATLFLTFGGLRYLMAGGDPGEVETAKRGLKAAAIGYGLAILAPVIVTVLQGIVGSGAGGGGQ, translated from the coding sequence ATGCTCGCGAGGCTCTGCCGGCTGCACCGGTCGGTGGTCCGGATACTCGTCCGCTGGATCTTCCGGCTGGGGTTCGTCGCAGCCCTCACCACGTTGGCGCTGCTGGCGGAGCCGCCACACGTATGGGCGGTCGCGGACATCCCGACCGTCATCACGAACCTGCGGAACTGGGTCGTCGGCATCCTCGCCGGGCTCGCCACCCTTTTCCTCACCTTCGGCGGCCTGCGCTACCTGATGGCCGGCGGGGATCCCGGCGAAGTCGAGACTGCCAAGCGAGGGTTGAAGGCAGCGGCCATCGGCTACGGGCTGGCGATCCTGGCCCCGGTCATCGTGACGGTGCTCCAGGGCATCGTGGGATCGGGCGCTGGCGGGGGCGGGCAGTGA
- a CDS encoding Mu transposase domain-containing protein, whose amino-acid sequence MDAHALRRQGWTISAIARHLGRDRKTIRAYLNGERTAGPRRQAPDAFVPFLPYCRQRLADDPHLWASTLFDEVVGLGYEGAYSTFTRALRRYRVRPHCEPCHASTGRNVAVIAHPPGEEIQFDWLELPDPPDGWGVGAHAHLLVGALAHSGRWRAVLAESEDFPHLVQALDDVVRKLGGTARRWRFDRMATVCYPSSGQVTAAFAAVAKYYGAGVDICPPRRGNRKGVVEKANHSAAQRWWRTVPDGLTVVQAQSGVDKLSLRMDDRRRRIDGAVTTVGELAAAEPLLDIPVRPFPAELEVERTVSPQSLVGFDGNFYSVPPGLPGVTVKVLHRLGEDDLRIVTAGRAVVACHRRAPRGAGQTIRDDGHVIALERAVLSSFSDRAPCKTKVRKPPSAAALAEAERLREGPAAGSSAERVVIDLTHYAAVADRLRSVPSSKQEESPE is encoded by the coding sequence GTGGATGCTCATGCACTGCGTCGGCAGGGTTGGACGATCTCAGCGATCGCCCGGCATCTGGGCCGGGACCGCAAGACGATCCGGGCCTATCTGAACGGTGAGCGGACCGCCGGCCCGCGGCGTCAGGCGCCTGACGCGTTCGTGCCGTTCCTTCCGTACTGCCGCCAGCGCCTCGCCGACGACCCGCACCTGTGGGCGTCCACCCTGTTCGACGAGGTGGTGGGGCTCGGCTACGAGGGTGCGTACTCGACGTTCACCCGCGCCCTTCGCCGCTATCGCGTCCGGCCGCACTGCGAGCCCTGTCATGCCTCCACCGGTCGCAACGTCGCGGTGATCGCGCATCCACCCGGCGAGGAGATCCAGTTCGACTGGCTGGAGCTGCCCGATCCGCCTGACGGATGGGGGGTGGGTGCGCACGCGCATCTACTCGTCGGAGCTCTCGCGCATTCGGGCCGGTGGAGGGCGGTGCTGGCGGAGTCGGAGGACTTCCCCCATCTGGTCCAGGCCCTGGACGATGTTGTGCGCAAGCTGGGCGGAACCGCCCGTCGGTGGCGCTTCGACCGGATGGCCACCGTCTGCTATCCCTCCAGCGGCCAGGTCACTGCGGCGTTCGCCGCCGTCGCCAAGTACTACGGGGCTGGGGTGGACATTTGCCCGCCCCGTCGCGGCAACCGCAAGGGAGTGGTGGAGAAGGCCAATCACTCGGCCGCGCAACGATGGTGGCGCACGGTTCCCGACGGGCTCACGGTCGTGCAGGCCCAGTCCGGTGTCGACAAGCTCTCGCTCCGGATGGATGACCGGCGCCGGCGGATCGACGGAGCGGTCACCACCGTCGGCGAGCTCGCCGCGGCCGAACCGTTGCTCGACATCCCGGTGCGGCCGTTCCCGGCCGAGCTGGAGGTCGAGCGGACCGTCAGCCCGCAGAGTCTGGTCGGCTTCGACGGTAACTTCTACTCCGTTCCGCCCGGCCTGCCCGGCGTCACGGTCAAAGTCCTGCACCGGCTCGGCGAGGACGACCTGCGGATCGTCACCGCAGGCCGGGCCGTCGTCGCCTGCCACCGCCGGGCCCCGCGAGGCGCCGGGCAGACCATTCGGGACGACGGACATGTCATCGCCCTGGAGAGGGCGGTGCTGTCCTCCTTCTCCGACCGGGCTCCCTGCAAGACCAAGGTCCGCAAACCGCCGTCAGCCGCAGCCCTGGCCGAAGCCGAGCGTCTGCGCGAAGGACCGGCCGCCGGCAGTTCAGCCGAACGGGTCGTGATCGACCTGACCCACTATGCCGCCGTGGCCGACCGGCTGCGGAGTGTCCCCTCATCGAAGCAGGAGGAGAGTCCGGAGTGA
- the istB gene encoding IS21-like element helper ATPase IstB: MSTSPMQVSEARRFQQLRGHLSYLKLNDAAEALNRVLDQARTERMSLTAALERLLEIEVEATEARKLAARERFACLPEPWTLADFDFAAQPGVDEKLIRDLATLRFLDDASNVLFVGPPGVGKTMLSVALGRAAVDAGHRVYFTTAAELAAKCHKAALEGRWKTCMRFFAGPKLLIIDELGYLPLPEDGASALFQVINQRYLKSSTILTTNVGIADWAGAFGDATVAAAMLDRLLHRAAVAGIDGPSYRLRGHQNQADAMRKGVNARVS, encoded by the coding sequence GTGAGTACGTCACCGATGCAGGTGAGCGAAGCCCGCCGCTTCCAGCAGCTCAGAGGCCACCTGTCCTACCTCAAACTCAACGACGCAGCTGAGGCGTTGAACCGGGTCCTGGACCAAGCCCGCACCGAGCGAATGTCACTGACCGCAGCCCTGGAACGGCTCCTGGAGATCGAGGTCGAGGCCACCGAAGCCCGCAAGCTCGCCGCCCGGGAACGGTTCGCCTGCCTGCCCGAGCCCTGGACCCTGGCCGACTTCGACTTCGCCGCCCAGCCCGGCGTCGACGAGAAGCTGATCCGCGACCTGGCCACCTTGCGCTTCCTCGACGACGCCTCCAACGTGCTGTTCGTCGGCCCTCCCGGAGTGGGCAAGACCATGCTGTCCGTCGCTCTCGGACGAGCAGCCGTCGACGCCGGTCACCGTGTCTACTTCACCACCGCCGCGGAACTCGCCGCCAAGTGCCACAAGGCCGCCCTCGAAGGCCGCTGGAAGACTTGCATGCGCTTCTTCGCAGGTCCGAAGCTTTTGATCATCGACGAGCTCGGGTATCTGCCGCTACCCGAGGACGGCGCCTCGGCCTTGTTCCAGGTGATCAACCAGAGGTATCTCAAGTCCAGCACGATCCTGACGACCAACGTCGGGATCGCCGACTGGGCCGGAGCCTTCGGCGACGCCACCGTCGCCGCCGCCATGCTCGACCGGCTCCTGCACCGGGCTGCCGTCGCCGGCATCGACGGACCCTCCTACCGGCTCCGCGGCCACCAGAACCAGGCCGACGCCATGCGCAAGGGAGTCAACGCACGTGTCTCCTGA
- a CDS encoding diadenosine tetraphosphate hydrolase yields the protein MTGDWRRDRIGTALRGENPTVLRRLTSGFAVIGDVQFLPGYSVLLVDEPDVQRLSDLPRAKRLSFLSDMDQLGESVERVCRRLDPAFRRVNLEILGNTDPFLHAHVWPRFEWEPTDVVGAPVWLYPRERWSDERFRLGPQHDVLRDAISGELDQLRSAA from the coding sequence ATGACTGGTGACTGGCGGAGGGACCGGATCGGGACTGCACTGAGGGGTGAGAACCCGACTGTGCTGCGACGGCTGACGTCGGGGTTCGCGGTGATCGGGGACGTGCAGTTCCTGCCTGGCTACTCGGTCCTGCTCGTGGACGAGCCGGATGTGCAGCGGCTGTCGGACCTGCCGAGGGCGAAGCGGCTGTCGTTCCTGTCCGACATGGACCAGCTCGGCGAATCGGTCGAGCGTGTCTGTCGGCGGCTGGACCCGGCTTTCCGGCGGGTCAACCTGGAGATCCTGGGGAACACGGACCCGTTCTTGCATGCGCATGTCTGGCCGCGGTTCGAGTGGGAGCCGACCGATGTGGTGGGTGCTCCGGTGTGGCTCTATCCGCGTGAGCGGTGGAGCGACGAGCGGTTCAGGCTCGGTCCGCAGCATGACGTGCTGCGGGATGCGATCAGCGGCGAACTGGACCAACTGCGCTCGGCAGCCTGA
- a CDS encoding PrgI family protein: MNQSDAADPPHSARIPADISRPDRLLGPFTARQTAILAAAGLVLYGGWWATRSFMAPLAYGALVIPISGAMAALVLGRREGIGLDRFLLAALTHARTPKRRVHAPEGVPPLPAVVPDRWARAAGPPPAATCMPYAGVTTDGVLDLGREGKAALATCSTVNFELRSTAEQQGLTAGFARWLNSLTGPTQLLVRCHRIDLTPLADTLHKDAAALPHPALERAARAHADFLADLARGGDLLGRQIVLVAREEAAVHGVRRHTGEGRALQRVAEAARALAGAEITVTPLDAEQSASLVGAACNPDSPTSPEDGSEGDLT; encoded by the coding sequence ATGAACCAGTCCGACGCAGCGGACCCCCCGCACTCTGCACGCATCCCGGCCGATATCTCCCGCCCCGACCGTCTCTTGGGGCCTTTCACGGCCCGGCAGACCGCCATCCTCGCCGCCGCCGGGCTTGTGCTGTACGGCGGCTGGTGGGCCACCCGTTCTTTCATGGCACCGCTCGCGTACGGGGCCTTGGTGATCCCGATCTCCGGGGCGATGGCCGCCCTCGTGCTCGGCCGCCGGGAGGGCATCGGCCTGGACCGCTTCCTGCTCGCCGCCCTCACCCATGCCCGCACCCCCAAGCGCCGGGTACACGCCCCCGAAGGAGTGCCGCCACTGCCTGCCGTCGTCCCCGACCGGTGGGCAAGGGCCGCAGGGCCGCCTCCTGCCGCGACGTGCATGCCGTACGCCGGCGTCACCACGGATGGAGTGCTCGACCTTGGCCGTGAGGGGAAGGCGGCCCTGGCGACGTGCTCCACGGTCAACTTCGAGCTGCGTTCGACAGCCGAGCAGCAGGGCCTGACCGCGGGATTCGCGCGCTGGCTCAACTCCCTGACCGGCCCCACCCAGCTGCTGGTGCGCTGCCACCGCATCGACCTCACCCCGCTCGCCGACACCCTGCACAAGGATGCCGCTGCGCTGCCGCACCCCGCTTTGGAGAGGGCCGCCCGCGCGCACGCCGACTTCCTCGCCGACCTCGCCAGGGGCGGCGACCTGCTCGGCCGGCAGATCGTGCTGGTCGCCCGCGAAGAAGCCGCAGTCCACGGAGTACGGCGCCACACAGGTGAGGGGCGGGCACTCCAACGCGTAGCCGAAGCGGCCCGCGCCCTGGCAGGGGCCGAGATCACCGTCACCCCTCTGGACGCCGAGCAGAGCGCCAGCTTGGTCGGTGCGGCCTGCAACCCCGACAGCCCCACCAGCCCCGAGGACGGATCGGAAGGTGACCTCACATGA
- a CDS encoding VirB4 family type IV secretion system protein codes for MTRLFSSRRTADDAPVIDTAHLLNVAGPEAIEVHARALAIGGHLATTLVVTGYPAEVTAGWLAPLLNFPGHLDIALHIEPVPNPVAAAGLKKQRARLESGRRSGFDKGHLDDPEVEAAAADAADLAYRIARGEGKLFQAALYLTVHAPDEDTLAEQAAAVRAIAESLLMTVAPTTYRALPAWLATLPLGIDTLKIRRTFDTAALAACFPFTSPDLPITTDADGTASGVLYGLNAVSGAPVLWDRFAQDNYNSVTLARSGAGKSYLAKLELLRLLFTGVTASVIDPEDEYVRLAEAVGGHVIALGADGVRLNPFDLPAATGGGDDVLTRRVLFLHTFLAVLLSCDQTAAEKAVLDRAILATYTRAGITTDPRTWQRTPPTLADLAAVLAEDGSEPAADLADRLAPFTTGSHSSLFNGHSTVSTTGHLVVFALRRLPEEVKAPAMLLALDAIWRQVTHRADAGRHLVVVDEAWLLMRDGAGARFLFRMAKAARKYWTGLAVVTQDADDVLASPLGRAIVSNAATQILLRQAPQAIEVISENFHLCHGEREFLLSATRGEALLLTGDRRHKVALTSVAAPGEHEVITTDPGELAAHYTAGADDHPDDLYADDPSGHDAGWAS; via the coding sequence ATGACTCGGCTCTTCTCCAGCCGCCGCACCGCTGACGACGCACCGGTCATCGACACCGCCCATCTGCTGAATGTGGCCGGCCCGGAGGCCATCGAGGTGCACGCCCGCGCCCTCGCCATCGGCGGGCACCTGGCCACAACCCTGGTGGTCACCGGTTATCCGGCCGAGGTCACCGCCGGCTGGCTCGCCCCGCTGCTGAACTTCCCCGGACACCTCGACATCGCCCTGCACATCGAGCCCGTCCCCAATCCCGTTGCTGCTGCCGGGCTGAAGAAGCAGCGTGCCCGCCTGGAGTCCGGCCGCCGCAGCGGCTTCGACAAGGGGCACCTGGACGACCCGGAGGTGGAAGCCGCCGCCGCGGACGCCGCGGACCTCGCCTACCGCATCGCCCGCGGCGAGGGCAAGCTCTTCCAGGCCGCGCTCTACCTGACCGTGCACGCACCCGACGAAGACACCCTGGCCGAGCAGGCCGCAGCCGTCCGCGCGATCGCCGAGTCGCTGCTCATGACGGTCGCACCGACCACCTACCGGGCCCTGCCCGCCTGGCTGGCCACCCTCCCCCTCGGCATCGACACCCTCAAGATCCGCCGCACCTTCGACACCGCCGCGCTCGCCGCCTGCTTCCCCTTCACCAGCCCCGACCTACCCATCACCACCGACGCGGACGGTACGGCGTCCGGGGTCTTGTACGGGCTGAACGCGGTCTCTGGTGCTCCGGTGCTGTGGGACCGCTTCGCGCAGGACAACTACAACTCCGTCACCCTGGCCCGCTCCGGCGCCGGCAAGTCGTACCTCGCCAAACTCGAGCTGCTCCGGCTCCTGTTCACCGGCGTGACGGCCTCGGTGATCGACCCGGAGGACGAGTACGTCCGCCTCGCCGAAGCCGTCGGCGGACACGTCATCGCCCTCGGTGCCGACGGCGTACGCCTCAACCCCTTCGACCTCCCGGCAGCCACGGGCGGCGGTGACGACGTCCTGACGCGGCGGGTACTGTTCCTGCACACCTTCCTCGCCGTCCTGCTGAGTTGCGACCAGACCGCGGCCGAGAAGGCGGTGCTGGACCGGGCCATCCTCGCCACCTACACACGCGCCGGGATCACCACAGACCCCCGCACCTGGCAGCGCACCCCGCCCACCCTCGCCGACCTGGCCGCCGTTCTGGCCGAGGACGGCAGCGAGCCGGCAGCCGATCTCGCCGACCGGCTCGCCCCCTTCACCACCGGCTCGCACTCAAGCCTGTTCAACGGCCACAGCACCGTCTCGACCACCGGGCATCTCGTCGTGTTCGCCCTGCGCCGGCTTCCCGAAGAGGTCAAGGCGCCGGCCATGCTGCTCGCGTTGGACGCGATCTGGCGACAGGTGACCCATCGCGCCGATGCCGGACGGCATCTGGTCGTGGTGGACGAGGCGTGGCTGCTGATGCGCGACGGTGCCGGGGCGCGCTTCCTCTTCCGCATGGCCAAGGCCGCCCGCAAGTACTGGACCGGACTGGCCGTGGTCACCCAGGACGCCGATGACGTCCTCGCCTCGCCGCTCGGGAGGGCCATCGTCTCCAACGCGGCCACCCAGATCCTGCTCCGCCAGGCCCCGCAGGCCATCGAGGTGATCAGCGAGAACTTCCACCTCTGCCACGGCGAGCGGGAGTTCCTGCTCTCCGCGACCCGCGGCGAGGCCCTGCTACTAACCGGCGACCGCCGCCACAAGGTCGCCCTCACCAGCGTCGCCGCGCCCGGCGAACACGAAGTGATCACCACCGACCCGGGCGAACTCGCCGCCCACTACACCGCAGGCGCAGATGACCACCCCGACGACCTCTACGCCGATGACCCCTCGGGCCACGATGCGGGATGGGCGTCATGA
- a CDS encoding helicase HerA domain-containing protein — MTAHVSHATPLPGGPLGEFLTNPGGFWSTLGGQGIGWLASHAPLLCLGAAVAVAGGCVLKARLRLWREQRLARGARCVEILTPPSVTPKGGEVLWAQLAGLLRPWWRRATTGQPHLAFEYTWSHTGLSIRLWVPGTVPLGLVRRAVEAAWPGAHTRVTEPAVFLPPGHAVSAGRLRPARPDVLPLRTDHATDPLRALLQAATGMGEDETACVQILARPATGSALRRARRQARRLKAGHSPARAAALASFLLHRAQPAATGKQDPEHSAAVRQSAAKLSGPQWQCVLTYAATCSPDVNRAEDVARGRAHALASAFGLYADRNYLARTRSRHPEPHLSARRIPLSRPALLSVPELAALAHLPVDADAPGVQRAGARSVLPPPSVPEPAPGSGVKPLGRSDTGARRGVGLAVTDARHHLHVMGATGSGKSTLIANLVLDDVRHHRGVIVIDPKGDLVTDLLDRLPDTCADRLVLIDPDDPHTPPCLNVLDGADIDVVVDNITGIFRRIFTAFWGPRTDDVMRAACLTLLKHRDRTRQLVTLADVPRLLGESAYRLRIIPALKDPVLRGFWAWYESMSEPSRAAVVGPVMNKLRAFLLRDFARRAIAAGPSTFDLTSVLDGGILLARLPKGALGEETARLLGSFIVAGTWQAAAARARTPEHTRIDATLSIDEAHNFLTLPYPLEDMLAEARGYRLSMLLAHQHLAQLPRDLREGISANARNKVFFNASPEDATALERHTLPTLAAHDLAHLGPYQAAAHLLTGGAESAAFTLTTRPLPPAVPGRAKDLRAAVGGRTGPRPATRP; from the coding sequence ATGACGGCGCACGTCTCGCACGCCACCCCTCTGCCAGGCGGACCGCTTGGGGAGTTCCTCACCAACCCAGGCGGCTTCTGGAGCACCCTCGGCGGCCAAGGCATCGGCTGGCTCGCATCGCATGCACCGCTCCTCTGCCTGGGCGCCGCCGTCGCTGTGGCCGGCGGCTGCGTGCTCAAGGCCCGTCTGCGCCTGTGGCGCGAGCAACGCCTCGCCCGTGGCGCACGCTGCGTGGAGATCCTTACGCCACCCTCGGTCACTCCCAAGGGGGGTGAGGTCCTGTGGGCCCAGCTCGCCGGTCTGCTGCGCCCGTGGTGGCGCCGGGCCACAACCGGCCAGCCCCACCTCGCGTTCGAATACACCTGGTCCCACACCGGGCTGTCCATCCGCCTGTGGGTGCCCGGCACCGTGCCGCTGGGCCTGGTACGCCGCGCCGTGGAGGCCGCCTGGCCCGGTGCCCATACCCGCGTCACCGAGCCTGCCGTGTTCCTCCCGCCCGGCCACGCCGTGTCCGCCGGACGGCTGCGTCCGGCCCGCCCCGACGTCCTGCCCCTGCGCACCGACCACGCCACCGACCCGCTCCGGGCGCTGCTCCAGGCCGCCACCGGCATGGGCGAGGACGAGACGGCGTGCGTGCAGATCCTGGCCCGCCCGGCCACCGGCAGCGCCCTGCGCCGAGCCCGCCGGCAAGCCCGCAGGCTGAAAGCGGGACACTCCCCCGCCCGAGCGGCAGCCCTGGCCTCGTTCCTCCTCCACCGCGCCCAACCGGCTGCCACCGGCAAGCAGGATCCCGAGCACAGTGCCGCCGTACGGCAGTCGGCTGCGAAGCTCTCCGGGCCGCAGTGGCAATGCGTGCTCACCTACGCCGCCACCTGCTCCCCCGACGTGAACCGAGCCGAGGACGTGGCGCGTGGCAGGGCCCACGCGCTCGCCTCCGCCTTCGGCCTGTACGCGGACCGCAACTACCTCGCCCGCACCCGTTCGCGGCATCCCGAACCGCACCTGAGCGCACGGCGGATTCCGCTCTCCCGCCCGGCGCTGCTGTCGGTCCCCGAACTCGCTGCCCTCGCCCACCTTCCCGTCGATGCGGATGCCCCCGGCGTCCAGCGGGCCGGTGCCCGCTCCGTCCTGCCGCCCCCGTCCGTCCCCGAACCGGCGCCCGGCAGCGGAGTGAAGCCGCTGGGCCGCTCAGACACCGGTGCCCGCCGCGGCGTCGGACTCGCGGTCACCGACGCACGCCACCACCTCCATGTCATGGGCGCGACCGGCTCCGGCAAGTCCACCCTCATCGCGAACCTCGTCCTCGACGACGTACGCCACCACCGCGGCGTCATCGTCATCGACCCCAAAGGCGACCTCGTCACCGACCTGCTCGACCGTCTCCCGGACACCTGCGCCGACCGGCTTGTGCTCATCGACCCCGACGACCCGCACACCCCGCCCTGCCTGAACGTGCTGGACGGGGCCGACATCGACGTCGTCGTCGACAACATCACCGGCATCTTCCGCCGCATCTTCACCGCCTTCTGGGGCCCGCGCACCGACGACGTGATGCGCGCCGCCTGCCTGACACTCCTCAAACACCGCGACCGGACCCGCCAGCTGGTCACACTCGCCGACGTGCCCCGCCTGCTCGGCGAAAGTGCCTATCGTCTGCGGATCATTCCTGCGCTCAAGGACCCTGTGCTGCGCGGCTTCTGGGCCTGGTACGAGTCCATGTCCGAACCCTCCCGGGCCGCCGTGGTCGGACCGGTGATGAACAAGCTGCGCGCCTTCCTACTGCGCGACTTCGCCCGCCGCGCCATCGCCGCCGGCCCCTCCACCTTCGACCTCACCAGCGTGCTCGACGGCGGCATCCTCCTCGCCCGCCTCCCCAAAGGAGCCCTCGGTGAGGAGACCGCCCGCCTGCTCGGCTCCTTCATCGTCGCCGGAACCTGGCAGGCCGCCGCAGCCCGCGCCCGCACCCCCGAGCACACCCGCATCGACGCCACGCTCAGCATCGACGAGGCCCACAACTTCCTCACCCTGCCGTACCCGCTGGAGGACATGCTCGCCGAGGCCCGCGGCTACCGCCTGTCCATGCTCCTGGCCCACCAGCACCTCGCCCAGCTCCCCCGCGACCTACGCGAAGGCATCTCCGCCAACGCCCGCAACAAGGTCTTCTTCAACGCCTCCCCCGAAGACGCCACCGCCCTGGAACGGCACACGCTCCCCACCCTGGCCGCGCACGACCTCGCCCACCTCGGCCCCTACCAGGCCGCCGCCCACCTGCTGACCGGCGGCGCGGAATCCGCCGCCTTCACCCTCACCACCCGCCCACTGCCGCCTGCGGTGCCCGGCCGCGCCAAGGACCTGCGCGCGGCAGTCGGCGGCCGCACCGGGCCGCGCCCGGCCACCCGCCCCTGA
- a CDS encoding replication-relaxation family protein, which produces MPALPRPAVGPGSRYTARAATTRLRPARHTDVAALSRVLTARDLWLTRMLHEHRVLTTRQIASLAYPSSRSAQRRLRTLHQHAILDSFRPLTQTGSAPEHYTLGPAGAAVLAAHAGCDPAELGWRPSTTGRIAYSPSLGHDLGVNELLTHLAARGRTTPGTGLSLWLSERSCARRWGDIVRPDAYAEWQEGDTRLPFFLEYDTGSQPLSRVEAKLTGYAAFSTATSTRPALLIHTRTASREQALRRRLAAPARELDLNVVTASADFTTTKPWGPWWSPLEPGDTRRTTLTQLATRWPHLSAAAGLEPTDADTALTLPVPPLPRTTEASS; this is translated from the coding sequence ATGCCCGCTCTCCCCCGCCCCGCCGTCGGCCCCGGCTCCCGCTACACCGCCCGCGCCGCCACCACCCGACTCCGCCCAGCCCGGCATACGGACGTCGCCGCCCTCTCCCGCGTCCTCACAGCCCGTGACCTGTGGCTGACGCGAATGCTTCACGAACACCGCGTCCTGACCACCCGCCAGATCGCCAGCCTCGCCTACCCCTCCTCCCGATCCGCCCAGCGCCGCCTGCGTACCCTGCACCAGCACGCCATCCTCGACTCCTTCCGCCCCCTGACCCAGACCGGATCCGCCCCCGAGCACTACACGCTCGGCCCCGCCGGCGCCGCCGTCCTCGCCGCCCACGCCGGATGCGACCCGGCCGAACTCGGATGGCGCCCCAGCACGACCGGCCGCATCGCCTACTCCCCCTCCCTCGGCCACGACCTCGGCGTCAACGAACTCCTCACCCACCTCGCCGCCCGCGGCCGCACCACGCCCGGCACCGGCCTGTCGCTCTGGCTCTCGGAACGTTCCTGCGCCCGCCGCTGGGGCGACATCGTCCGCCCCGATGCTTATGCCGAATGGCAAGAAGGGGATACCCGGCTTCCGTTCTTCCTCGAGTACGACACCGGCAGCCAGCCCCTGTCTCGCGTCGAGGCGAAACTCACCGGCTACGCGGCTTTCAGCACGGCCACCAGCACCCGACCGGCCCTGCTCATCCACACCCGCACCGCCTCCCGCGAGCAGGCCCTCCGCCGCCGTCTCGCTGCCCCCGCACGCGAACTGGACCTGAACGTGGTGACCGCGTCCGCGGACTTCACCACCACCAAGCCCTGGGGCCCCTGGTGGAGCCCGCTCGAGCCCGGAGACACCCGCCGCACCACCCTCACCCAGCTCGCCACCCGCTGGCCTCACCTCAGCGCGGCCGCCGGGCTGGAGCCCACCGACGCCGACACCGCGCTCACCCTCCCCGTGCCCCCACTCCCACGCACGACCGAGGCAAGCTCGTGA